The Verrucomicrobiota bacterium nucleotide sequence ACGGCAGCGCTTGCCTCGACGAGCGTCTCGTCGTCGAGCCGCCACCACCGTTCGGCGAGCGTCTCGCCGTTCGGTTGCGATGCGCCACGCTGCTCGTCGAGTCTCACTCCGCCATCTCCGACGCGTTCTCGGCAGGTGTCTCGTCCGTCGAAGGCATCATAGCCGTCGGCTTGGTCTTCGGCACAAGGTAGCCCACCGTGCGGTTGACCCGGTTGAAAGAGCTGCGGGCCACACGCTGGATGTCCTCGGCCGTCACGGCCTCGGTCCAAGCCACGTAGTCGCGCAGGTATTCCCAGCCGACCGTTACCTCATACTCGCCGAGCACCTGAGCCAAGCCCATGTTCGATTCCATCGCCCGGATGAAGCCGGCGGCGATCTGATTCTTCGCCCGCTGCAGCTCGCGCTCGCCGACCGGCTCGTGTTTGAGCTTCTCGAACTCCTCGAGCACTGCGGCATCGATCTCGTGCACCGTGTGCGGCGCCTTCGGGATCCCGACGTACATAAAGAGATTGCGGTCGCGCTGGTCCATCATCCAGGTCCAGATCCCGACGGCGATCTGCTCGTCTTCGACGAGGCGCTTATACAGCCGGGTCGTCCGGCCGCCAGTCATGATCTCGGCGATGAGGTCGAAGACGGGGAAGTCGGGGTCGGCCAGTTCGACGGCCATCCACGCCCCGTAGATGCGCGGCTGGGCGTCGGCCTCGACGGTGACGATCTTCTCGCCGCGCGCCTCAAGCTCGGTCGTTCGACGAGCGTCCGGCGCGGGCTGGCGCGGAATGTCGCCGAAGTACGTCGTGATCATCGCCACAGCATCGGCGGCTGTGATATCGCCCACGATGCTGATCACCGCCTGGTTCGGCGCGTAGTAGCGCGTGTAGAACGCCATGACCTCGTCTCGCGTATAGTTCGCCATGTCGTCAGGCCAGCCGAGTGGCGGGTGGTGGTACGGGTGGCTCACATACGCGGTCGCCATGAGCGTTTCCCACAGCGCGCCGGGCGGCGAGGTCCCGACGCGCATCGCTCGCTCCTCGATGATGACCTGCTGCTCCTCGTAGAACTCGCGGAACACCGGCCCGCGCATGATCTGCGAGAAGATCGCGCACCAGAGCTCGAACCTGTTCTTCGGCAGGCTCGTGAAGTAGTTCGTCCGGTCGTACGACGTGGTGGCGTTCTTGCCGCTGGCGCCGGCCTCGGCGAGCAGCTTATCGATCTCGCCCGAGACGGTGATTGCGTCGTGCTCGGCTTTGACCGCCGCGTACCGGTCGGCAAGCACCTTGACCTTCTCGGCGTCCGGCTCGGGCTTGCGTTGTTCGGCACGC carries:
- a CDS encoding insulinase family protein, coding for MKRLPIAALAAVLIVTCAAFAAKAADTLHLDVQQFMLDNGLKILVVERHEVPTVAVSLTYRVGSADEWTGITGIAHFVEHLYDKGTPMLGTTDPVLEQKLIAKKDEIMRALRAEQRKPEPDAEKVKVLADRYAAVKAEHDAITVSGEIDKLLAEAGASGKNATTSYDRTNYFTSLPKNRFELWCAIFSQIMRGPVFREFYEEQQVIIEERAMRVGTSPPGALWETLMATAYVSHPYHHPPLGWPDDMANYTRDEVMAFYTRYYAPNQAVISIVGDITAADAVAMITTYFGDIPRQPAPDARRTTELEARGEKIVTVEADAQPRIYGAWMAVELADPDFPVFDLIAEIMTGGRTTRLYKRLVEDEQIAVGIWTWMMDQRDRNLFMYVGIPKAPHTVHEIDAAVLEEFEKLKHEPVGERELQRAKNQIAAGFIRAMESNMGLAQVLGEYEVTVGWEYLRDYVAWTEAVTAEDIQRVARSSFNRVNRTVGYLVPKTKPTAMMPSTDETPAENASEMAE